The Haliaeetus albicilla chromosome 4, bHalAlb1.1, whole genome shotgun sequence genomic sequence TcgttctgaaaaatcttttcattagAGATGTCTCAATATAGGGCTTTGTCTTACTTatagtctttattttctttgaataatTAAAGTAAGTGCTGGGAAATATTTATGTGGTAGGTGTTACGGAAAAGTGCTTTAAGACATTCCAAGGGTTGATGTCCTTTTAACACCGTAATAAGAGGTTGAAGCCCAGTCTTGAGGTCATCAGTGAAGCACATGCACTTTGCAAAGAATGCAGAAAACTCGGGACCAGGTAATACCCAGGACTACACAAAGCAAGTAAACGTTGTTATCCCATTCTGCAAATGATGCCTTGATGCTGAGAGAGTAGTTACCATTCCCGCGGTCATTCCGTAATAACAATTGGAAGTAAGTCAGTGTGTTGCAGTGCATTATACTTCTTCTCATTGTGTAGCTATTCAGATACATACTTGCACAAGTGTGCTCAAAattggcatcccttccctctgaAGCAGCTGGGGACATGCTGGGTGACAGGGTGCTTTTCATGTGGACTGGCACACCTTACTGGCAGTGCTGTGAGTCTAGTGGTTTTGTGTAGTCATGCCTAGTGCCTCCTCTGTCAGGTAAAACCGGGATCTGTCTGTGAAAATTGGGTTCTTGTAAACTAACTAGAAAGAAAGTTGATCATCTCTGGAACTCTCACTTCCTTCAGTGTCAGCTCCAACACGGTTTGCAGAAACCGTGCTAAGATGGCGTGCTACTGAATCTTCTCATTTCCAGGAAAAGAGGGCAAGTTAAGTGAAAGTTGTGAGAGCTGGCTGAATTCTTACAGAGGTGGCTTGGCCCTTGGATGGGTTTTgtacttgtttggttttgttcccacCAGCTGTCCTGTCCAGTATGGGGAGATGAGCTGGAGCTGCCAAGGTTCAGAGTCATTCCCACTGTCCCTCGCAAACCTTGCTGTCCTTGCCAGAGATGCATTAATCTGGTCCTGTGGTTCTCACTGACCTGGACTGTACGTGTTGTGTAAGCACGTGCAACTTcgctgcttttaaaaagtacGAGAGAATTGACAGCTTCTCTCTGCATGGGTCAGATTATTTACAGCAAACCTTCTTGCAGTTTTCTAACAGCTGTTACACGTATTCCAGGACATCATTAATGTACCGTCTGTATTTCCTCCTTGACAGCTCTCCagactgctttcttttcagcttaTTACCCGTTCTGCGTATTGCCGTATTTGGTGTGGTTTTTGCTCTTGTTTGACATTTTTTCTGATGCTATCGATTTTTATCctgtaattatttatttcacttaGCTGAacttctttctcatttcctcCAGGTCTCTCTCCAGGTCTTTGTGAGAAAATAGGGCAGTGTTTTTATGTTGTCATCCCATAAATTTGCTTTCAGGCTTATGAAACTTGACAGCCTCCTTTTTAATAATCTGTTTTGGACAGGAGTAGTGAGTATGAGTTAgtatttccaaaacattttgaagaatgTGAAACACTACAAGGATATCTGGGGTAACTTTACACTTTTATCACCAAGTTgacaaaactgattttcaaTGTTGGTTTACATTAATACTTTCACAGTAATATTATTTACGTTTTGTTTTATagaaaacattaacatttttaatgtttagctGAATGTAAACTAgcatttaaattacaaaattgCAATTGAGTAAGAGtgagaaatacctttttttcagtaaatccCTGTCATTTGGAGGAGTCTGATGCTAAATTTAAGATTTCGTGCTTAGCATAATAAAGGATTAGGTAAGGATGAGATGTCCTTACTCTGAAGAGTAACGTGTGCATTGTATGTCTGTATAAAACACCTGCAGTGTCTGGCAGGTGTATAGTCTCTTCGCTCTTACACAGTGCTAAGACCTTAAAAACGTGAAGAAGTGTCATAAGTTTTTAGTCTCCTGATACATTGGCAACACTCAgaagaattatttctttatacCAGATAGCTGTGTGATAGCTGATACAGCtagtgctgtatttttttttatggtatttttttctgttgtgtcaaaatataaacagaaatgaagaaaactgctTTACACTTGTATATAATACTTCCAAGCTTATCCTTAACAATCAACACAGAAAGTGGATTTTGCCAACAATATCCAGTTGTCTCTCACATTAGCAGCCCTGTCAATTGGTCTGTGGTGGACATTTGATAGATCACGAAGTGGCTTTGGTCTTGGAGTAGGAATTGCTTTCCTGGCCACATTGGTGTCACAACTTCTGGTCTACAATGGAGTTTATCAGTAAGTATTTACTCCTTTAAGGTTAAATGATAGTCTCCTGAAGCTGTAACATAAAATCAGAATAATTGAAAGGGTAGAATTTGACATGATTTCCAAAGCTGCCAGCACTTAATTTTGAGCGTAACATAAATTGGACTGTTCATGAAagcttttatgtattttttaagtgaGACTTTTAGTTGGAAGTTGttcatttcaataaaattaCCACCTTACCAGCAGTgtaacatgcttttttttagtTGAACAAATCTGATTATAATCAATAAGAAGCATCCTTTGTTATTTGCTAGAAGTAATTAAATTTCTATAATATGTGTCTTTTTGAATTGAAGTGTCCTAATATTTAAATTTGTGGATTTGTCTCATGTGATTGGATGACTCTATGTAGTATACAACATTGAGCTCAAAAACATATGTTCTTTTCCAGATACACATCTCCGGATTTCCTTTATGTTCGTTCCTGGTTGCCATGTATATTTTTTGCTGGCGGAATAACTATGGGCAATATCGGCAGGCAACTGGCAATGGTGAGTTTGGAGGGGGGGGCGTCAATTGCCTTCTAGTTAAAAGTTTTAATCTACATGTCATTCCTTCCTTCGTATATACCAACCAGCTGTTTGACTTGTGGATGTGCAGTAAGGCAGAAATCAGTAATTGTTGCTTTTTGATCTAGTTAGTGAGCCATTAGTACTGTTACTCAGAGCACAGCCCATGACTTTGCTCTGTACGCTCTTAGTTGCATACTTCTAGTCCTTTCAGGACCAAGAGCTAAATAAGAGCTCCCGTCTTTGGGGAGAAGTCAGGCTATCCCATCCCCTAAGTCTGAactgctctttctgctgctgaaggagacagaaactgcagccaacAGTGTGTGCACAGAACTTAGGGAGACCAAGGTTACCTGGGTGAAGTGTAAGCTAACATATTTTATCACCCATTTTGTAGAAAAATCCCCCTCATAGCAGTCTTTTTCATTAGTTATGTAAAtcaatattatttattttgtcaacttctgtttttcagtatgAATGCAAAGTCATTGCAGAGAAGTCTCACGAGGACTGAGGAGAAACAATATACAccttttaaacaggaaaatatcTGACAAATGACTGTTGGAGGAGCATAAGGAACACTTGACTATGAAATTGCCAAAAcgcaatttttttcccttgagtgGTATACTTTACTGCAATCTGTGATTGCTGCTTCTATAGAAACCTTGATGTCTGATTTTGATTACTGTGAAGTTACAATAGTATGCaatatattttacaatattGGTTCAATTATAggattcttttttccaaatctaaACTGAGTTTACCATAAATTCTTGTCTGTCCATAATGTTGCAGTGCCAAACTGAACCTTTGCACTACGTTTCTGTAGCTGAAACTTCTTGCTTCACTTTACCTTGAAAGTTTTGAGGAATTTGTTCGTAATAGCTCAGTGAAAGACAGGGATTCAAATTTAGGAAGGAAGATCTTCTCTTTTCATGATGATAGCCCGTAATATCTTTATGAAATCCATGGATTACAGGTGAGCTTTGATGCAGTAAGTAACTGATTTCTGCCTGTTAATATGCTGTATCATTCTTCTTACATCACAGGTGAGGAAACTTAATATGGATTGTGTGGGTTATTGCTGTGGTATTTCATTTGTCTGTGGTATGTGCCCAGTATCACAGAACACAGAAATGGAAACTGAGGCTGGAAATgacttgctatttttttccccgGTACAACCAGTATGCATGTTTATATATGAATTTAAGTGGACCATCATGAGATGTGGACAGATTCTGAAACTACCTGTTCTGTTGAGTAATGGGATACAGTTCAGGTCATTCTTTTACAATCCCTTAAGCTGAGTTGTTTTGATcccttatgaaaaaaaa encodes the following:
- the INSIG2 gene encoding insulin-induced gene 2 protein isoform X2, producing the protein MDRHLGEPHKFKREWSSVMRCVAVFVGINHASAKVDFANNIQLSLTLAALSIGLWWTFDRSRSGFGLGVGIAFLATLVSQLLVYNGVYQYTSPDFLYVRSWLPCIFFAGGITMGNIGRQLAMYECKVIAEKSHED